The following is a genomic window from Clostridia bacterium.
AATGCGGAACTTGTAAAGACAGGAAAGAAAGGCAAATTGAAACTATCAGAAGAAAAAAGGGATATCAGGGGCGGATTTATACTAAAATCCGGGGGAATAGAAATAAACAGTTCCTTTGAGGCTATGATCAGGATGGAAAAAGAGAAAATAGAACCCGAGATTGCACAAATATTATTTAAATAGGATGTGACTACATATCATGGGCGATACAAAATATGCTTATTCCGTAGCGAGAATTAGGGTTCTGGAAGGCAGACTGCTGGACAGGGCTAGGATAAATAGGATGATAGAGGCTAAAGATGCTCAAGAGGCATTTAAGGTGCTCATGGAGACCGATTATGCAACATTATCAGCTGAAGCACATGATGCACATGACTATGAGATATTGCTAAGCCAGCAGCTTAAGGATGTGTACCAGCTGATCGATGATATATCCCCTGAACCCCAGCTAACTAGGCTGTTTTCCCTGAAATATGATGTGCACAACCTTAAAGCATTGTTAAAATCTAAGTATATAGATGCAGATGCTGAAAATGTTCTGATAGATATTGGCAGTATATCGTTGGATAAGTTGAAGCAGATGGTAAAAGAGAAGGATTATAGGGATTTACCTAAAAGGTTAAAGGCAGCAGTGGAAAAAATCGAGGATATATTCAGTGTGCAGCCAAAACCGCAGATGATAGATATCTTATTGGATAGGGCGTTGTATGAAACGTATGTTGATGCATCAGCCGCCAAAATGTCGGAAGGATTTTTGAAGGATTATTTTAGGCTTCAGGCTGACTTGAGCAATATAAGGACATTTTTCAGGGTGAAAAGGGGAGGATATGGAAAAGACTTGTTTGAACAGGCTTTTCTCCCCGGAGGCGGAATGACTATGGATGTATTTTTAAAGATGCTGGAACAACCTGAACAGGCATTTGCTGACAAATTAGCTACCAGCGATTATGGCAAAGTAGTATCAGACGGGGTGGAACAACTGGTAAAAAAATCGACTCTGACAGATCTTGAAAAATACGTAGATGATTACTTGATTGATTATGTTAAACGAAGAAAAGGGACAGCATTTGGAATAGAGCCTCTAGTAGGATACATATTGGCTAGGGAAAACGAGATAAAAAATATTCGGATAATAATGGTGGGCAAAATCAATGAGCTACCTGAAGATGTCATAAGGGAAAGGTTACGTGATACTTATGCGTAAAATCGGAGTAATAGGAGATAAGGATTCTATATTGGGATTTAAGGCACTGGGGCTTTCTATATTTCCAGTGATAAAACCTGAAGAGGCGGCAGATATATTAGACGATTTAGCGCAACAATCGTATGCGGTGGTATTTATTACAGAGCAGATAGCACAAAATATTCAAGATACCATAGATAAATACAAAAATAGCGTGTTCCCGGCAGTGATCTTGATACCCAACAACCGTGGAACCCTTGGATTGGGTATCCAGGGAATTAAAGAGAGTGTTGAAAAGGCAGTAGGTGCAGATATCTTATTCGGGAAAGAGGGTAGATAGACTTGAAACAAGGCAGAATAATAAAAGTTTCCGGACCGCTGGTTATTGCAGAGGGTATGGGGTATGCAAAAATGTATGATGTGGTTCGAGTTAGCGATAAAAATCTTATTGGAGAGATAATAGAGATGAGAGGCGATAAGGCCTCTATACAGGTTTATGAGAATACTTCCGGGTTGGGGCCGGGAGAGCCGGTTGTTTCCACTGGCGAACCCATGAGTGTTGAGCTGGGGCCTGGGATAATTGAAGCCATATATGATGGTATACAACGTCCCCTGGATATAATAAAAGATAAGGTAGGAGACTATATCACCAGAGGCGTGGAAGCCGGTGCAATTGACAGGGATAAGAAATGGGCGTTCAAACCGATTGCGAAGGTAGGGGATAAAGTTGTAGCGGGAGATATCATAGGTACAGTACAGGAGACCCCTATAGTTGAGCACAGGATAATGGTTCCTCCTAACATTGAAGGTACAATAAAGGAGATATTTGAGGGAGAGTTCACCGTAGAGGATGTGGTGGCCAGGCTGGATACCCAGGACGGTGTTAAAGAATTAAAGATGTTGCAGAAATGGCCGGTGCGTATAGGGAGACCATACAAGCAAAAGCTTCCCCCTACAATACCGCTGATAACAGGGCAAAGAGTAATAGATACGTTCTTTCCGGTTGCTAAGGGTGGCACTGCATGTATTCCAGGGCCTTTTGGCAGCGGTAAAACGGTGGTACAGCATCAGCTGGCAAAATGGGCAGATGCGGATATAGTGGTATATATAGGCTGTGGTGAACGTGGTAACGAGATGACAGATGTTTTAATGGAGTTTCCCGAGTTAAAAGACCCTAGATCAGGAGAACCTCTTATGAAGAGGACGGTATTGATAGCTAATACATCGGATATGCCTGTTGCTGCACGGGAAGCTTCCATATATACAGGTATTACAATAGCAGAATATTTTAGGGATATGGGGTATAGTGTAGCCTTGATGGCAGATTCAACATCCAGATGGGCAGAAGCCCTGCGTGAGATGTCCGGTCGTTTGGAAGAGATGCCGGGAGAAGAAGGTTATCCTGCATACTTAGGGACTAGAGTGGCGGAATTTTACGAAAGAGCAGGCAGAGTAGTATGTTCAGGTAGCGAGGGAAGGGAAGGAGCCCTTACAGCTGTAGGTGCTGTATCACCTCCAGGTGGAGACCTTTCAGAACCTGTAACCCAGTCTACCCTTCGAATAGTAAAGGTATTCTGGGGACTGGATTCTGATCTTGCTTACAGAAGACATTTTCCGGCTATAAATTGGCTTATCAGTTATTCCCTGTACGTTGACAGGTTGAATGAATGGTTAAGTGCCAATATAAGCGAGGATTGGATAGAGATGAGGTCCACTGCAATGCGTATACTTCAGGAGGAGTCTGAACTAGAAGAGATAGTAAGGCTGGTAGGTGTAGATGCCTTGTCCAATAAGGATAGGCTTACATTGGAAATAGCCAGATCAGTGAGAGAGGATTATTTGCATCAAAACGCATTTCACGATGTGGATACCTATACATCCTTTAATAAGCAGTATAGGATGCTGAAACTAATAATCGATTTTTATAATGAAGCCCAAAAGGCAATGGAAGACGGTGCGACTTTAGATGAAGTTATCAATCTACCTATAAGAGAAAAAATAGGGAGATGTAAATATACAAGAGAAGATCAGCTGGATACATTTGACGATATTGAAGCCCAAATGAGAGATCAAGTATCATCTCTCGTATCGAAGGGGGAGATGGAGTATGCTTAAGGAATATAGAACAGTATCAGAAGTTGTAGGTCCTTTGATGTTGGTTGAGCAGGTAGAAGGAGTTAAGTTTGATGAATTGGTTGAAATAGAGCAGGCGGATGGAAATATAAGAAGAGGCCGTGTATTGGAAGTTGATAGGGACAAGGCATTGGTTCAGCTGTTTGAAGGCTCCCAAGGTTTGGAGATAGAGAATACCAAAGTCAGATTTTTGGGCAAAGGCATAGAACTTGCCGTTTCCATGGATATGATGGGCCGTGTATTTGACGGTTTGGGAAACCCCAAGGATGGTGGACCTAGAATAATACCTGAAAAAAGATTGGCTATAGAGGGAAATCCCATCAACCCTGCTGCAAGGGATTATCCTTCAGAATTTATTCAAACGGGTATTTCTGCCATAGACGGGCTGAACACCTTGGTAAGAGGGCAAAAGCTACCTGTATTTTCAGGTTCCGGCTTGCCTCATGCACAGCTGGCTGCTCAGATAGCAAGGCAAGCCAAGGTGCTGGGTACTGACAGTAAGTTTGCTGTTGTATTCGCAGCTATAGGTATAACCTTTGAAGAGGCTGATTATTTTATAAGCGATTTTAGAAGGACAGGTGCCATAGACAGGGCAGTATTGTTCATGAATTTAGCTGATGATCCTGCTATAGAACGTATAGCAACGCCCAGGATGGCCCTTACAGCCGCTGAATATCTGGCCTTTGAAAAAGGAATGCATGTTCTCGTAATATTGACAGATATAACAAACTACTGCGAGGCACTCCGTGAGGTATCTGCTGCAAGAAGAGAAGTCCCGGGAAGAAGAGGATATCCCGGTTACCTTTATACAGACTTGGCTTCCATGTATGAACGAGCGGGTAGGATAAGGGGCAGAGAGGGTTCTATAACCCAGATACCTATACTCACAATGCCGGAGGATGATAAGACACATCCAATACCTGACCTTACCGGATACATCACAGAGGGTCAGATTATACTCAGCAGAGAGCTGTTCAGGAAAGGCATAATGCCTCCCATAGATGTATTGCCATCTCTTTCTCGTTTGAAAGATAAAGGTATAGGACAGGGCAAAACCAGGGAGGACCACGCAGATACGATGAACCAGCTGTTCTCAGCCTATGCACAAGGCAAACAGGCAAAAGAACTTGCGGTAATCCTTGGAGAAGCAGCATTGAGCGATATAGATAAACTTTACGCTAAATTTGCTGATGAATTTGAGAAAAGCTATGTAGCACAGGGAGAAAATGAAAATAGGTCGATACAACAGACATTAGATCTAGGATGGAAACTCCTTTCCATACTTCCTAAGTCAGAGCTTAAACGAATAGAGGATGAGTTGATAGAAAAGTATCTCCCGCAAAAAGGAGATGCATAAAATATGGCTGAAAGATTAAGGGTTAACCCGACTAGGATGGAGCTCTCCCGTCTCAAAAAAAGACTTAAGGTGGCAGTCAGGGGCCACAAGTTGTTGAAGGATAAACGGGATGAGCTGATGAAGAAGTTTGTTGAACTGGTTAAGCAAAACAAAGAGATGAGAGAACAAGTAGAAAAAGAGCTTACTCAAGCCTTGGGAGATTTTCTGGTGGCAAGAGCGGTTATGTCATCAGAGCTCCTGGAAGCTGCTATAATGTATCCAACTACTTTACCTAACATAGAAACATCTGTGAAAAATATAATGAGTGTAGATGTTCCAATGATACAAAACAAGCAAAGGACCCAAGATGAACAAGGCGGATCCATCCATCCCTATGGATTTGCTGATACTTCTGCAGAGCTGGATGGAGCCATAACCACATTGAATGGTGTATTGGATAAGATGATAAAGCTGGCTGAAGTAGAAAAAACATGTCAGCTGCTTGCAGACGAAATAGAAAAGACAAGAAGAAGAGTTAACGCCCTTGAACACGTTATGATACCTCAATTGGAGGAAACCATAAGATTCATCACCATGAAGCTGGACGAAAATGAAAGAAGCAACCTTACCAGACTTATGAAAGTAAAGGATATGATTCAGGACAAAAATGCATAAAAAAGTTCCTTAGAAATAAACTAAGGAACTTTTTTATGTCCTATATTAGCAGATGCCGCCAAAACTACCGCAACAGCAGAATACGAGAACTAATAGCAAGAAGAAAAATAACAATTCACTGCCGGAACCAAAACCACCTAGTATGTTTTCAGCCAAGACTAATACCTCCTTTCAATAACAGGTATTATATACAATGTTTTTCTTTTCGATATATATATATGACAGCAGCATGAGAAGTGTGAAAATATTGAATAAAAAAGGAGGATAAAATAAGTGTATATAGAATAAAAGTAATAGAAAACTAAAAAGGAGGAAGTGAAGTTTATGTGGGGGAAAAAGGAGATAAATGTAAGATACAACAAGCATAAAGACATGAATGAATATATAATAGAATATTTCAACAGCCCTTTACAGCCTAAAGATATCCGTTATGATATTTTATCCTGGTTAAGGGAGGAAAGGAGTATAATATCGGAGATAGACAACGGGCTTTTCAGCATAGATAGAGGAGTGACCGGAGAAGAAGTTATAGACGACATAATATACAATATGCAGCAAAAAGACATTCTGTTCAAATATAGGAAAATAAAAAATGCCGATGCTGCTACAAATCCTTTGGCTAAGCTGTTTGGATTTGGTTCAAAGAAGCCTGTTTACAGCCATAAAATATATTATTCAATACCGGATAGGATGTGGGATATAGATATTATCCACCAAGTTATACCTATATATGGATGTAGGCATACAGTTTTGCAAAAGGAGCAGGATTTAGACGATATACTTGAAAATTTTGACAGAGGTTTATATGAAGACATCAAAAGGTCTGATGTATTTTACTGCGATGCATTTGATTGTGAGACAATAAAAACATTTGCAATAAGGTCTAATTTCATACAAAAAGATGAGGTAGAAAAAATAGTGGATGAATTAAATTCCCGTGCAAGTGACTGATGGTACCATAACCCACATTTGATGGAGATTAGCATAAATTAAGTGTATACTGCCCTCTTAAAATGGCAATAATCTTAATAAAAAGTGATTTATTGTTTAGCGTAAATTGCCATATGAGGAGGGTTAAAAGGTGAAAAAGATATATATCATAATCTCTATCATTGCAATAATAATTATCATAGTCCAGTCTTCAGGATTTACCTACAATCAAGAGCAAAAATATTTTGAAAGTGGTGTACCAAACAGCCAAATGGAAACTATAGCAAAGGCATTTACCTATACAGGCGCTGATATTAAAGAATCCAACCTGAACTGTTGGGCAAAAATATCCGATGATTTTATGGACATGCAGTACATGGAACAACTATCTGAACAAATTTTTAAAAAGCATATCTATAATACAAATCAATATGAATGTTTTAAATCGGATGAGGACAGTTTTCGACAGGTGATGTTCACTTTAAATGTAGATGAGGATATAATCCTCGTCTTTGCGCTGCAGACCATTAAACATGAAAGTGATTCTGAAACATATATGTTAGTGGACGTGGTTCAAAATAATAGCTATAATTATATAATAGATATAGAAAATAAAATTTTAGATTTATATCAGGCTTTTGATATACAGCCTGAATCTACTGCTTGTATTATTGGTGCATTGCAAGCAAAAGCAGATGACGAGCAAATAGATCAAATATATAGAAAAGTTTTTAACAACCTAAAAATAGAGAATGTGGATGCTGTAGAAAGTGGCGGTGCTTTTAGTGTCACAGGATACACTCCATTGATAGAAGACTCTATAGTTCTAGGGGATCACAAAGTAAATATCAATATGGCTTGCCGATACAACTCTTTTGAAGATAAAACGTACATATTATTGGCAACTCCTTTAATATGCGTAGAATACTAAATATTTACTCCGAGGGGGAAAGAAACTTGTCCAGACTGATCGTTGAAAAAAGTCCGCCGTTGAGAGGAAGAGTGAGGATAAGTGGTTCAAAAAATTCTGTTCTGCCAATAATTGCAGCTTCTCTATTATCGGACGGTGAATGTGTTATAGAGGATATTCCTCATCTTAGGGATGTAGAAGTGATATCTGATGTATTGAGATATTTTGGAGTAGAACTTGATAATCAAGGCGAAATAATAAAGGTAAATACTAGAAATATAAATAGTTATGAGGCACCTTATGATTTGATAAAAAAAATGAGGGCATCTTTTTTGATAATGGGGCCCCTGTTGGCCAGGCTAGGGAGAGCGAAGATTTCTTTGCCGGGAGGTTGTGCAATAGGAACAAGACCTATCGATCTTCATCTTAAGGGCTTCAGTGCTTTAGGTGCTGATATTACCTTAGGTCATGGATATATAGAGGCAAAGGCAGATAAACTTCAGGGAGCAGACATATATCTAGACTTTCCAAGCGTGGGAGCTACTGAGAATATTATGATGGCTGCCTGTTTAGCAGAAGGAAGCACAACTATAGAAAACGTGGCCAAAGAGCCTGAAATTGTAGACCTTGCAAATTTTTTGAATTCTATGGGTGCAAATGTGAGGGGGGCCGGTACTGATACCATCAAAATTGAAGGGGTACGTCAACTGAATGGAGCAGTACATTGCATAATACCGGATAGAATAGAAGCAGGAACCTATATGGTGGCTGCTGCTATAACCGGAGGGGATATAATAATTGAAAATGTGCTGGAAGACCACTTAAAACCCATAATAGCCAAGTTGAGAGAAACAGGGACCGATATAGAAGAGACAGAGGACGGCAATATAAAAGTATCCCGTAGGGGAGCCCTGAAATCTGTAGATATAAAGACATTGCCCTATCCTGGTTTTCCCACAGATATGCAAGCTCAAATGATGGCACTTATGGCAGTAGCTGAAGGAACAAGTGTGATTATAGAAACCATATTTGAAAACAGGTTCATGCATGTGAGCGAGCTGAAGCGTATGGGTAGCAGGATCAAGATAGAAGGCCGTACTGCTGTAGTGCAGGGCATACCAAAGCTGACGGGAAGTCAGGTAAATGCTACCGATTTGAGAGCAGGAGCTGCCATGGTGATAGCAGGATTGGTGGCAGATGGATGCACTGAGATAAACGATATATACCATATCGACAGAGGGTATGTAAACATTGAGAATAAGTTGCAAAAACTTGGGGCAAAGATATATAGGATAGTGGAATAGATGATATTAAAATATATCTTTGATGTTTTGTATTTTCACTCCATTGTAGTAATGCTTTAGGATGTCTTGATAAGTTTTTCCCTTTTGAGCCATACTGTTTGCACCATACTGGCTCATGCCTACCCCGTGTCCGTAGCCTATAGTGGTTATTATCATAATGTTTCCGCTAAAATGTATATCGAAATTAGTTGAATTCAGGTTGTAAAGCGACCTGAATTCAGTTCCTTTAAGCTGGATTTTGCCTATCTGTATTTTTTTAACCCTTCCTCCTTCGCTGGTTTCCAATATCTTCAAGTTATTATCTACATTTTTGGCGTTTATACCTGAATTGGGAAATTTAGCATTAAACTTTTTTACAAAATCATTCCTTGAAATAGTGAGTTTTGAAACGAACTTAGGAGCTTTTTCCTCTCCTTCACTGATAACACTTCTTAGATAGGGCAGTTTTGTAGAGAAAACTTCCTCTGAATTCTCTGTTTTACCGCCGCTGGTGGAATGAAAAAGCGGATCTATAGGTTGTGAGTTGTAGGTTATGATGATTCCAGCAGTTTGGTCTACCGCACTGGATACCTTTTTCCAATATTTATAGAAATTGATTTTGCCCCATCTATCCTCTAATTGTTTTTCAGACATCCATGCTTGACAGCTTTTATAATCATCGCAAAGGTCAGCCTGGGGATGTTCAGGGCATCCGCTGTTTCCTAATTCTTTTAATCTGTTTACNNNNNNNNNNNNNNNNNNNNNNNNNNNNNNNNNNNNNNNNNNNNNNNNNNNNNNNNNNNNNNNNNNNNNNNNNNNNNNNNNNNNNNNNNNNNNNNNNNNNTGTGTTGTATATAGTGCGACAGATTGCGGAGCACGTATAGTATTATATGCCTACGGGTACTGCTATATATATAAATACTATATATTTATGAAAAATATAACAAAAGCAAGTATTTTTTTTCTACAATGTGGGCAAAATCTATAATGGAGGTGTTCTAAAATGGGAGATAAAAAAGGTTCAGATATAAAAAGAAAAATACTTGCTTTCTTAGATAGACAAGGGTTTTACGTTGTATTATTCATATGTGTTTGTATAATAGCTGTCACTGCAGTTTTTGCCACCAGAAACAATAAACAGGATATACTTGATCTAAAACAGCTTGGGCTGGGACAAAAAACCGAAGAAGAACAATACCAAAAAGACCAACAGAAAAAAGATCAAAAACAAGAGCAAAAAGAAGAACAAAAAGAAGAACAAGAGACCGTGTCTAAAGAGGAGGATAAGATAAAGGTCAAGGATGTAGTTGAGCAAAAAGAAACTTCACCAAAATCTTTGGATAGCCAACAGGATGACGAAGAACAAAAAAAGCCTGCTCCTAAACAATCAAAACCTGAAAAGGCACCCCAATCTGCATCAGCAGCAGGGGGAAATGCAGTAGTTATGTTAGAGCCTTTAAACGGGAAAATAATAATGGACTATGGCAGGGAAAACCTGGTGTATTCAAATACTTTAAAACAATGGTGCTCACATAATGGTATCGATATAGAAGCGGCGGAAACTGCCGAAGTAAGAGCTGTTCTTTCCGGCGTAGTGAGCGATATTAGAAATGATTCTAAACTGGGTATAATGATTGAGATAGACCATCAAAATGGATTCAAATCGGTATATGCAAATTTATCCACTGATCAAATGGTAAATGTAGGACAAAAGGTGGACAAAGGACAGACTATCAGTGGAGTAGGCAAGACTGCACCATTTGAAATAGGAGATCCTCCCCACTTACACTTTGAATTGATAAAAAACGAAGAATATGTAGACCCCAAGGAATACATAAAATTTAGATAAAGCACATTCAAAAGCTCTTTGCTTAAAAAAGCAGAGGGCTTTTTTATTTTTTAAAATGTTACCCGCCCTTCTATATTAGCGAGACTTTGCATATTAATGTAAAAAGACGAATTTGCATTTCTTGGGGGAGGGTAGTTAAATTGAAGGATTATATAGAACAGAGGGTATTGGAAATAGCGAATCATATTATAAGAACAAACTCTACCGTAAGGGAAGCCGCTAAATTATTTAAGGTGAGTAAAAGTACCGTTCATAAGGATGTGGCTGAAAGGCTACCCAAGATAAATCCTTTGATGTACACAGAGGTAAAAAAAGTATTAGAGAAAAATAAGGCGGAGAGACATATAAGGGGAGGGAAAGCAACAAGGTTGAAATACAAGATGAAAAAATGTAAAATAATAAATAAAAAAGAGGATTTTTAGAAGAAATATAGAAATATACTTAAGAGTATTGGTATAATTTAACTTGAAATCAATATTATTTACATAGATGAATTACAAAAGAAAGCGAGGAAGGCACTTTATGGGAATAGGATTTAGAAAAGATATAGGGATAGACTTAGGAACGGCAAGTGTTCTCGTATACCTAAAAGGGAAGGAAATTGTGCTCAATGAACCCTCAGTAGTTGCTATAGAAAGAAATACCGGGGCGATATTGGCTGTAGGTGAAGAAGCGAGGAAGATGCTGGGTAGAACACCAGGTAATATAGTAGCTATAAGACCATTGCGAGATGGAGTCATATCTGATTATGATATAACTGAGAAGATGTTAAGACACTTCATAAGGAAAGTTTGCGGTAATACATTGTTTGCAAAACCTAGGATTGTTGTATGTGTTCCTAGCGGGGTGACTGAAGTAGAGAAAAGAGCAGTGTTGGATGCCACTTATGAAATAGGGGCTAAAAAAACATATCTTATAGAAGAGCCGATAGCAGCAGCCATAGGCGCTGGACTGGATATATCAGAACCCTGTGGGAACATGGTAGTGGATGTGGGAGGAGGTACTACCGACATAGCGGTCATTTCATTAGGTGGATCTGTTGTGAGCAATTCAATAAAGATGGCCGGGGACGAATTTGATGAGGCCATAATAAGATACCTCAGGAAAAAGCATAATGTTATGATAGGCGAGAGAACAGCAGAAGAGCTAAAGATAAAAACAGGTACCGCTTTCCCAAGAGAGGAAAGCGTGAGCATGGAAGTGAGAGGAAGAAACTTGGTTACAGGGCTGCCTAGGAATATAGAAGTTACATCGGAAGAACTTATGGAAGCTTTGGAAGAGCCAGTTTCTGCTATTGTTGATACTGTACATTCTGTATTAGAGAAAACTCCGCCTGAGTTGGCATCTGATATAAGCGACAATGGAATAATGATGACGGGTGGAGGAAGCCTACTCCATGGATTGGACAGGTTGATATCTGAAAAGTGTTGTGTTCCTGTTACGGTTGCTGAAGACGCAATCTCATGTGTTGCATTAGGGACAGGCAAAGCCCTTGAGGATATTGATGTCTATTCTAGTGCAGCCAACTTCAGCAATTTAAAGAATAGAATGTATTAATTAGTCATGGAGGTGGATTTAGAGTGATACGCGGACTATATACTGCAGCTACCGGGATGCTTACAGGGAGCAAAAAAGTAGATGTGATAGCCAATAATATATCAAATGTTGATACCGATGGATATAAGAAGGATATCCCTGTTTCAGGTTCTTTTAGAGAAGTTTTGACAAAGCGGATCAATGACGATACGTTAGGAAACAAAAATATAGGCACAATAAACTATGGTTCATATGTGGACCAGGTATATACAATTCATTCCCAAGGCCAGCTATATCAGACCGATAATAATCTAGATTTTGCAATACAAGGTGACGGTTATTTTGAGGTAGAAACAGGGGAGGGAGTAGTATATACTAGAAATGGTAGCTTTAATAGAAACTCACAAGGCTATTTAGTGGACGGGCAGGGGAACTACGTTCTAGGAGAAAATGGTCGGATTTACATAGAAAATGACGATATTTCAGTAGATGACAGGGGCAGCATTTTCAGTGATGGTGTCTACATTGATAGATTGAGACTTGTGGATTTTGAAGATAAAACATCCCTGGTAAAACAAGGTGATAATTACTTTTCCCAAGACGGTGGAGCTGCACCTGCACAAGCAAGCATATGTCAAGGATTTTTAGAAAAATCTAATGTCAACCCTGTAGATGAGATGGTTGAAATGATATCTGTTATGAGAAATTACGAGACTAGCCAGAGAATGATAAAGATGCAGGATCAGACTTTGGACAAGGCGGTAAATGAGATAGCTAGATTTTAATATAGTGGGATAGAGGTGAGAATAATGAGAGCTTTATGGACTGCTGCCTCTGGTATGCGGACTCAACAGCATAAGGTTGATATAATTTCAAACAATATAGCCAACGTTAATACCAATGCCTATAAAAAGGTGAATACAGGTTTTAAGGATTTAGTATATGAGAATATGAAAACAGCTCCAAGCTATCAGCAGGATGCTCCCCGTCCAATGGTGGGCCATGGGGTGACTGTAGGTTATACTTCCAAAGATTTTAGACAGGGTGCCTTGACAGCAACTGAAAGGAACTTGGATGTAGGAATAGAAGGCAAGGGTTTCTTCATGGTACAGGACGCAGATGGCAATATAAGATTTACTAGAGATGGGAGTTTTCAAGTCTCTGCAGAAGCAGGGGGAAATGTATTGGTCACATCCAACGGGGACTATGTTTTAGATTCGGCCGGCAATAGAATATTTATAGGAGACCCGCAAAATGTTATAATACAAGAGGATGGCAGTGTTTATTCAAACAACGATGGTTACGTGACATATAGCGGAAGTATCGCGTTGGTTGACTTTGATAATCGGGAAGGATTGCAGGCAATAGGAGATAATCTTTATGCTATGACTGATGCATCGGGTAATATGATGTTTCAAGACCAGTCCAAGCTCAAACAATGTTACCTTGAATCTTCAAATGTATCTGTTGCAGAAGAGATGGTAAATTTGATAGTATCTCAAAGGGCATATCAACTAAACTCCAGAATTGTACAGACTGCAGATAATATGATGGAAATTGCCAATGATCTAAGAAGATAAAATAGGGGTTCGCCCCTATTTTTTTACAATTGTAATAAAATATTAAAAAATATTTCATTGACAAATGCAGTAAATAATATATCATTTATATTATGTGGCTTAAAAGGCAGATGATTTATAAAAACTAGGAGGACTAATATGGATATCTCTGATATACAGGGGATTTTGCCGCACAGATATCCTTTTTTGTTGGTGGATAGGGTAATAGAGGTTGAATGGGGCAAAAGAGCAAAAGGAATAAAAAACGTTACAATAAATGAGCCATTTTTCCAAGGGCATTTTCCCGGTTTTCCCGTGATGCCAGGAGTGCTCATAGTAGAGGCCCTTGCACAAGTAGGTGCAGTTGCTATGTTAGGACAAGAGCAAAACAAAGGAAAGATAGCGTTATTTACTGGGATTGATAAATTCAGGTTTAGAAAACAA
Proteins encoded in this region:
- a CDS encoding V-type ATP synthase subunit D, giving the protein MAERLRVNPTRMELSRLKKRLKVAVRGHKLLKDKRDELMKKFVELVKQNKEMREQVEKELTQALGDFLVARAVMSSELLEAAIMYPTTLPNIETSVKNIMSVDVPMIQNKQRTQDEQGGSIHPYGFADTSAELDGAITTLNGVLDKMIKLAEVEKTCQLLADEIEKTRRRVNALEHVMIPQLEETIRFITMKLDENERSNLTRLMKVKDMIQDKNA
- a CDS encoding ATP synthase subunit A, whose product is MKQGRIIKVSGPLVIAEGMGYAKMYDVVRVSDKNLIGEIIEMRGDKASIQVYENTSGLGPGEPVVSTGEPMSVELGPGIIEAIYDGIQRPLDIIKDKVGDYITRGVEAGAIDRDKKWAFKPIAKVGDKVVAGDIIGTVQETPIVEHRIMVPPNIEGTIKEIFEGEFTVEDVVARLDTQDGVKELKMLQKWPVRIGRPYKQKLPPTIPLITGQRVIDTFFPVAKGGTACIPGPFGSGKTVVQHQLAKWADADIVVYIGCGERGNEMTDVLMEFPELKDPRSGEPLMKRTVLIANTSDMPVAAREASIYTGITIAEYFRDMGYSVALMADSTSRWAEALREMSGRLEEMPGEEGYPAYLGTRVAEFYERAGRVVCSGSEGREGALTAVGAVSPPGGDLSEPVTQSTLRIVKVFWGLDSDLAYRRHFPAINWLISYSLYVDRLNEWLSANISEDWIEMRSTAMRILQEESELEEIVRLVGVDALSNKDRLTLEIARSVREDYLHQNAFHDVDTYTSFNKQYRMLKLIIDFYNEAQKAMEDGATLDEVINLPIREKIGRCKYTREDQLDTFDDIEAQMRDQVSSLVSKGEMEYA
- a CDS encoding V-type ATP synthase subunit B; this translates as MLKEYRTVSEVVGPLMLVEQVEGVKFDELVEIEQADGNIRRGRVLEVDRDKALVQLFEGSQGLEIENTKVRFLGKGIELAVSMDMMGRVFDGLGNPKDGGPRIIPEKRLAIEGNPINPAARDYPSEFIQTGISAIDGLNTLVRGQKLPVFSGSGLPHAQLAAQIARQAKVLGTDSKFAVVFAAIGITFEEADYFISDFRRTGAIDRAVLFMNLADDPAIERIATPRMALTAAEYLAFEKGMHVLVILTDITNYCEALREVSAARREVPGRRGYPGYLYTDLASMYERAGRIRGREGSITQIPILTMPEDDKTHPIPDLTGYITEGQIILSRELFRKGIMPPIDVLPSLSRLKDKGIGQGKTREDHADTMNQLFSAYAQGKQAKELAVILGEAALSDIDKLYAKFADEFEKSYVAQGENENRSIQQTLDLGWKLLSILPKSELKRIEDELIEKYLPQKGDA
- a CDS encoding YwmB family TATA-box binding protein; translated protein: MKKIYIIISIIAIIIIIVQSSGFTYNQEQKYFESGVPNSQMETIAKAFTYTGADIKESNLNCWAKISDDFMDMQYMEQLSEQIFKKHIYNTNQYECFKSDEDSFRQVMFTLNVDEDIILVFALQTIKHESDSETYMLVDVVQNNSYNYIIDIENKILDLYQAFDIQPESTACIIGALQAKADDEQIDQIYRKVFNNLKIENVDAVESGGAFSVTGYTPLIEDSIVLGDHKVNINMACRYNSFEDKTYILLATPLICVEY
- a CDS encoding V-type ATP synthase subunit C, producing the protein MGDTKYAYSVARIRVLEGRLLDRARINRMIEAKDAQEAFKVLMETDYATLSAEAHDAHDYEILLSQQLKDVYQLIDDISPEPQLTRLFSLKYDVHNLKALLKSKYIDADAENVLIDIGSISLDKLKQMVKEKDYRDLPKRLKAAVEKIEDIFSVQPKPQMIDILLDRALYETYVDASAAKMSEGFLKDYFRLQADLSNIRTFFRVKRGGYGKDLFEQAFLPGGGMTMDVFLKMLEQPEQAFADKLATSDYGKVVSDGVEQLVKKSTLTDLEKYVDDYLIDYVKRRKGTAFGIEPLVGYILARENEIKNIRIIMVGKINELPEDVIRERLRDTYA
- a CDS encoding V-type ATP synthase subunit F — translated: MRKIGVIGDKDSILGFKALGLSIFPVIKPEEAADILDDLAQQSYAVVFITEQIAQNIQDTIDKYKNSVFPAVILIPNNRGTLGLGIQGIKESVEKAVGADILFGKEGR